A genomic segment from Lignipirellula cremea encodes:
- a CDS encoding RluA family pseudouridine synthase, with protein MPLFEEYVLPEAEEKPTLAAALRVFLEGKSWAQVRQLISGRRIEVNETLCLDDARRLDPNDVIRVWQEALPKPPGEDAVRIVHCDAHLVVVDKPAGIMTVRHRAEREWPELRKNNQPSLDEMVYNLLGRTAGGKKSTHGPRLRIVQRLDRDTSGLIVFARSVTAERYLASQFKAHTVIRRYLAIIEGQLELARIESTLVRDRGDGLRGSHPTTGQTAITHVAPLEELSGYSLVECRLETGRTHQIRIHLGEQGNRLCGEKVYRRQMHRSHTKDLSGAKRQALHAAELGFIHPGTEKEIRFESEMPDDMRRLWEKLRKADEKKG; from the coding sequence ATGCCGTTATTTGAAGAGTACGTCCTTCCCGAAGCAGAGGAGAAGCCAACGCTGGCGGCCGCTTTACGCGTTTTTCTGGAAGGAAAAAGCTGGGCGCAAGTGCGACAGCTGATTTCCGGACGGCGGATCGAAGTGAACGAAACCCTCTGCCTGGACGACGCCCGGCGCCTGGACCCCAACGATGTGATCCGCGTCTGGCAGGAAGCACTGCCCAAACCGCCGGGCGAAGACGCCGTCCGCATCGTCCACTGCGACGCCCACCTGGTCGTAGTCGACAAGCCGGCCGGCATTATGACGGTCCGCCATCGGGCGGAACGGGAATGGCCGGAGCTGCGGAAGAACAACCAGCCTTCGCTTGACGAAATGGTCTACAACCTGCTCGGCCGTACGGCCGGCGGGAAAAAGTCCACGCACGGGCCGCGGTTGCGGATTGTGCAGCGCCTGGACCGGGACACCTCGGGGTTGATCGTCTTTGCCCGGTCCGTCACCGCCGAGCGCTACCTGGCCAGCCAGTTCAAAGCCCACACCGTGATCCGCCGTTACCTGGCGATTATCGAAGGCCAGCTGGAACTGGCCCGGATTGAATCCACCCTGGTCCGCGACCGGGGCGATGGGCTGCGCGGCAGTCATCCGACGACCGGCCAGACCGCCATCACCCATGTGGCCCCCCTGGAAGAGCTCTCCGGGTATAGTCTGGTCGAATGCCGGTTAGAAACGGGCCGCACCCATCAGATCCGCATCCACCTGGGCGAACAAGGCAATCGCCTGTGCGGAGAGAAAGTCTACCGCCGCCAGATGCACCGCTCGCATACGAAGGACCTCTCCGGCGCCAAACGCCAGGCGCTGCACGCGGCGGAACTGGGCTTTATTCATCCCGGCACAGAGAAAGAGATCCGCTTCGAGTCGGAAATGCCCGACGACATGCGTCGCCTTTGGGAAAAACTGCGCAAAGCGGATG